The Gemmatimonas aurantiaca sequence ATTGCCGTTGTAGAACATGTCCCGCACCACCGCCTCTCCCGTCGTCACCAGCGACAGCGCGCGCGTGGTGGGGATGCCCAGGTGATGCATGGCCTCGCTGCAGAGAAACTCCCGGATGGATGAGCGCAACACCGCCCGTCCGTCCGCCGTGCGTGAATAGGGCGTGGGGCCGGCGCCCTTGAGCTGCAGCTCCCAGCGTTCGCCGGCCGCGTTCACCACTTCACCGAGTGAGATGGCGCGTCCGTCTCCCAACTGCCCCGCCCAGTGTCCGAACTGGTGACCGCCGTAGCAGGCCGCCCACGGTTGCATGCCCTCCAGCAGCGCATTGCCGCCAAAAACCGCCGCGAACTCCGGCGACGCGGTCTGTTCCAGCGAGAATCCGAGCCGCTCAGCCATGTCGAGCGACACCGCGAGCAGGCGCGGGGCCTGCACCGGCGTGGGCATGACGGCACTCCAGGCGGCACCCAGCACTTGTCGCCGCTGGTTCCGCGAATCAGGATCACCGGGGAGCTCTTCGACGAAGCGATTGTCGAAATGCAGCGTCTTCACCTGGGCGTTCACGAAAAGGTCTTCACGAGTACGTCTTTACGAGTACGTCTCCACAACGGGAAAACTGGACAGATGGTCAAGAGGATCAAGACGATGACCCCCGCACGGACGCGGTCGGCAGCCCTGGGGATCACGGTGGCGGCGGCGCTGATGGCTGCCTGCGGCGGAGGTGACACGCCCGGGCAGCATGCCGACTCGGCGGTGAAGACCGGACCGACGATCACGATCGCGTCGATTGCACCGGCCACCTATACCGGGACCCTTCCGTGCGCCGATTGTTCCGGACTCCTCACCACCCTCTCCGTCTGGCCGGACAGCGTCTACCGGCTGCGGGAAACGTACGATGGCAAGAGCAAGACGCCCTTCGTGCGCACGGGGCGCTGGCAGTTCGATGGACGGACGCTGACGCTGGAAGCCGACACCGGCGTGGTGGGCCGCTGGTCCCTGGTGCACGGGGACACCCTGCGCATGCTCGACCTGGCCGGCAACCCCATCGACAGTCCGCTGCCGATGCATCTGACACGCACCGATGCCCTGGATGCCGTCAGTGACATGGCCACCTTCGTGGGCACGTTCGTCTACTGGGCGGATGCGCCCACCTTCCGCGAGTGTGCCACGGGTCAGACCGTTCCCGTGGTCATGAAGGGCGACTACAAGGCGCTCGAGCGGGCGTACACGGCGGCGAAGCTGCCGACGGGCAGCGGGCAGCAGGTGGAAGTCCGTGGACGCTTCGTCCCCCGTCCGGCCGACATGGAAGGCTCCGCGCGGGATGCGTTCGAGGTCACGAAATACGTCGGGCCATCGGCCAACGGGAACTGTCGCTGACCGTCGACGATACAAGAAAGGACCATGGACAACATCGATCGTTCCAACGCCAGCGCCAACCTCAGCGCGGATACGGCGGCCACCGCGCGGTATGCGAAGCCGTCCCGCGAAGAGCTTGCCAGCACGCTCACTCCCGAGCAGTAC is a genomic window containing:
- a CDS encoding copper resistance protein NlpE N-terminal domain-containing protein, producing the protein MTPARTRSAALGITVAAALMAACGGGDTPGQHADSAVKTGPTITIASIAPATYTGTLPCADCSGLLTTLSVWPDSVYRLRETYDGKSKTPFVRTGRWQFDGRTLTLEADTGVVGRWSLVHGDTLRMLDLAGNPIDSPLPMHLTRTDALDAVSDMATFVGTFVYWADAPTFRECATGQTVPVVMKGDYKALERAYTAAKLPTGSGQQVEVRGRFVPRPADMEGSARDAFEVTKYVGPSANGNCR